One genomic region from Lycorma delicatula isolate Av1 chromosome 9, ASM4794821v1, whole genome shotgun sequence encodes:
- the LOC142330642 gene encoding epoxide hydrolase 4-like yields MADKHRIIAPDLRGYGDSEKPAGRKYYQIKYLVEDVKNLINALGREKATIVAHDWGGIIAWFFVMIYSQMVDSYVIMNAPHPIIFRKFISTSFTQLRMSWYFFFFQIPYLPELFIQLRDLRFLNVIFYTKKKVSPYNEEDKEAYRFTFAKPGALTPPINYYRANLMLNLMPDKNFLKSIPKDDKNLPPGLLLFGEKDIAIHVDSIIGTDRIIPNLSIEIIKDATHFVQDDPDAVNQLMQDFFVKLPKLKKEIEARE; encoded by the exons ATGGCTGACAAGCACAG GATAATTGCACCAGATCTACGGGGATATGGTGATTCTGAGAAACCAGCTGGAAGAAAGTATTATCAGATAAAATACCTTGTTGAAGatgtaaaaaatcttattaatgctttag GACGTGAAAAAGCCACAATAGTAGCTCATGATTGGGGTGGCATAATTGCATGGTTCTTTGTCATGATTTACAGTCAAATGGTAGACAGTTATGTAATAATGAATGCACCACATCccattatatttagaaaatttatttcaactagtTTTACACAATTAAGGATGTCATG gtacttttttttctttcaaataccaTATTTGCCAGAGTTATTTATACAGTTGAGAGATTTAAGATTTCTAAATGTAATATTCTATACTAAGAAAAAAGTGTCACCATACAATGAAGAGGATAAAGAAGCTTACCGTTTTACTTTTGCTAAAcctg gagcaCTGACACCACCAATAAATTACTACAGAGCAAATTTAATGCTAAATTTAATGCcagataaaaactttttaaaatccataccaaaagatgataaaaatttaccgccaggattattattatttggtgaaAAAGATATAGCAATACATGTGGATAGTATTATAGGTACTGACCGTATAATACCAAATCTctcaattgaaataataaaagatgcaACACATTTTGTACAAGATGATCCTGATGCTGTTAACCAGTTAATGCAAGATTTTTTCGTTAaacttccaaaattaaaaaaagaaatagaagccAGAGAGTAA